A single window of Pseudoduganella plicata DNA harbors:
- a CDS encoding CAP domain-containing protein — MTLLTALPLQARGQDLVGLINAYRAAPPPCDGERAAPLPALDAPPAMARVRIGAGTFLELALEQAGYPVEHAEAVYLSNVSDAPAAMALLRLNFCEKLLSTDFAAAGAVRTGDDWIVLFARPLHEVPLPDPTVLDAEVLAAVNAARAAPRNCGEQHFDAAPPLRWNDALTKAALAHSSDMATHRYFSHTERNGSVVDDRATRAGYAWQRIGENIAAGQKSVAEAVASWLDSPGHCANIMNPGFEEMGLAYAVNPLRGRVYWTQVLGRGR; from the coding sequence ATGACGCTGCTGACAGCGCTGCCTCTGCAGGCGCGGGGCCAGGATCTCGTCGGCCTGATCAACGCTTATCGCGCCGCGCCGCCACCGTGCGACGGTGAACGCGCCGCGCCGCTGCCGGCACTCGACGCCCCGCCGGCGATGGCGCGCGTGCGTATTGGCGCGGGCACCTTCCTGGAGCTGGCGCTGGAGCAGGCCGGCTATCCGGTCGAGCACGCGGAGGCCGTGTACCTGTCCAACGTGTCGGATGCCCCGGCCGCGATGGCACTGCTGCGGCTGAACTTCTGCGAGAAACTGCTGAGCACCGATTTCGCGGCGGCCGGCGCCGTGCGTACGGGCGACGACTGGATCGTCCTGTTTGCCCGCCCGCTGCACGAGGTGCCCCTGCCGGACCCGACCGTGCTGGACGCGGAAGTGCTGGCGGCCGTCAACGCGGCGCGGGCGGCGCCCCGCAACTGTGGCGAGCAGCATTTCGACGCCGCCCCGCCGCTGCGCTGGAACGACGCGCTGACCAAAGCGGCGCTGGCGCACAGCAGCGACATGGCCACGCACCGCTATTTCAGCCATACGGAAAGGAACGGCAGCGTGGTGGACGACCGCGCCACGCGGGCCGGGTATGCATGGCAGCGGATCGGCGAGAACATCGCCGCCGGGCAGAAGTCCGTGGCCGAAGCCGTGGCCAGCTGGCTCGACAGCCCCGGCCACTGCGCCAACATCATGAATCCCGGCTTCGAGGAGATGGGACTGGCGTACGCCGTCAATCCGCTACGGGGCCGTGTCTACTGGACCCAGGTGCTGGGGCGCGGCCGCTGA
- a CDS encoding phosphonate transporter — translation MSALTFDQPDLARALAAASADELDTLDFGIIGFDADTVVRRYNRFESQAAGLSPASVLGLPLFTTVAPCMNNFLVAQRFEDAAADGTVLDETIGYVLTLRMKPVKVLLRLLALPGAPLRYVLVQRRL, via the coding sequence ATGAGTGCACTTACTTTTGACCAGCCCGACCTCGCTCGCGCCCTGGCAGCCGCCAGCGCGGACGAGCTCGACACGCTGGACTTTGGCATTATCGGCTTCGACGCCGATACCGTGGTGCGCCGCTACAACCGCTTCGAGTCGCAGGCTGCCGGCCTGTCGCCTGCCAGTGTCCTGGGGCTGCCGCTGTTTACCACGGTGGCGCCCTGCATGAACAATTTTCTGGTGGCCCAGCGTTTCGAGGACGCGGCGGCGGACGGCACGGTGCTGGACGAGACGATCGGCTACGTCCTGACGCTGCGGATGAAGCCGGTCAAAGTACTGCTGCGCCTGCTGGCACTGCCCGGTGCGCCGTTGCGGTATGTCCTTGTGCAGCGGCGGCTGTGA
- a CDS encoding TetR/AcrR family transcriptional regulator, translated as MRKHNDNDETTAQQEQPGKKGGRRTLTRLDWIDAATEILVSKSVDAIHPATLARDLGITIGSFYYHFKDRNDLLASVLRQWHERTTAQVMHEYAGMPIDELAYELMALPLHGLTARHAAMVEFAIRGWARRDDMARQAVLEVDQQRLGLYTDALRNSGFSKTEAENRAFLIYSFQMSQALLWDVNDEKARKRQLNFARKLFLQPLDGSARPAT; from the coding sequence GTGAGAAAACATAACGACAACGACGAAACAACGGCACAGCAAGAACAGCCGGGCAAGAAAGGGGGGCGCCGCACCCTGACGCGCCTGGACTGGATCGACGCGGCGACGGAAATCCTTGTCAGCAAAAGCGTCGATGCGATCCATCCCGCCACGCTGGCGCGCGATCTGGGCATCACGATCGGCAGCTTTTATTACCACTTCAAGGACCGCAACGACCTGCTGGCCAGCGTGCTGCGCCAGTGGCACGAGCGCACGACGGCCCAGGTGATGCATGAATACGCGGGCATGCCCATTGACGAACTGGCGTATGAGCTCATGGCGCTGCCATTGCACGGCCTGACTGCCCGCCACGCGGCCATGGTGGAATTCGCCATCCGTGGATGGGCCCGGCGCGACGATATGGCACGCCAGGCCGTGCTGGAAGTGGATCAGCAACGGCTCGGCCTGTACACGGACGCGCTGCGCAACAGCGGCTTTTCGAAAACGGAAGCGGAGAACCGGGCGTTCCTGATCTACAGCTTCCAGATGTCGCAAGCGCTGCTGTGGGACGTGAATGACGAAAAGGCCCGCAAGCGGCAGCTCAATTTCGCCCGCAAGTTGTTCCTGCAGCCGCTCGACGGCAGCGCCAGGCCAGCAACGTAA
- a CDS encoding porin — protein MKRAAATMPMVPMARRALALSALSLACGAAWAQSSVTVYGLLDVGVDQVRKGEGNVQGTLFGMSGTTPVPNAMASPETRTNRMAPSLSAQSHFGFKGTEDLGGGWKGGFTLEGGIQADGGVLSNDGRLFGRQAFVSLTTPVGEVRLGRQASPMLIGYYLATTERLGGTDLMGAGLVVNTLQTYQDNMASFLVRKGPWLGVLSYSTNAGVSNRISAARASATSATPAANAATGQIIGGLTAGAESPDDRGRAQGALLAYNGTPFSVIATYHRNDFRGAQVGVASAANGGTFVPLYALDTYTGAMIGAKYKAPTDTMIVANFHVGKYDNVGPLDPKVQTASVGVKQAFGAFELGVQYMQSRFKNFTRGKDSGVMLGADYNFSKRTAVYSRIGFVDDDRGNIVRGTVTPLPIAGGPGALLVPLGAQEVPLFSGAGQNTDARTSIVSVGIRHLF, from the coding sequence GTGAAACGCGCAGCGGCAACGATGCCGATGGTGCCGATGGCACGGCGGGCCCTGGCCTTGTCGGCCTTGTCACTGGCCTGCGGCGCGGCCTGGGCGCAGTCCTCGGTCACCGTCTACGGCCTGCTGGACGTGGGTGTCGACCAGGTCCGCAAGGGGGAGGGCAATGTGCAGGGCACGCTGTTCGGCATGTCCGGCACGACGCCCGTGCCGAACGCAATGGCGTCGCCGGAGACCCGCACCAACCGGATGGCGCCGTCACTTTCCGCGCAGAGCCACTTCGGCTTCAAGGGCACGGAAGACCTGGGGGGCGGCTGGAAAGGCGGCTTTACGCTGGAAGGCGGGATCCAGGCCGACGGCGGCGTGCTGTCCAACGACGGCCGTCTGTTCGGCCGTCAGGCATTCGTCAGCCTGACCACGCCGGTAGGCGAAGTGCGGCTGGGCCGGCAGGCCTCGCCAATGCTGATCGGCTACTACCTCGCCACGACGGAGCGCCTGGGCGGCACCGACCTGATGGGGGCGGGCCTGGTCGTCAACACGCTGCAGACGTACCAGGACAATATGGCATCGTTCCTCGTGCGCAAGGGGCCGTGGCTGGGCGTGCTGTCGTATTCCACCAACGCTGGCGTCTCCAACCGCATCAGTGCGGCCCGTGCCAGCGCCACCAGCGCCACGCCGGCGGCCAATGCGGCGACGGGCCAGATCATCGGCGGCCTGACGGCAGGCGCCGAGTCGCCGGACGACCGGGGCAGGGCGCAGGGCGCGCTGCTGGCCTACAACGGTACGCCGTTCTCCGTGATTGCCACCTACCACCGCAACGACTTCCGCGGGGCGCAAGTCGGCGTGGCGTCCGCCGCCAACGGCGGCACGTTCGTTCCGCTGTATGCGCTCGACACCTACACCGGCGCCATGATCGGTGCGAAATACAAGGCGCCGACGGACACGATGATCGTCGCCAACTTCCACGTCGGCAAATACGACAACGTGGGGCCGCTGGACCCGAAAGTGCAGACGGCCTCGGTCGGTGTCAAGCAGGCATTTGGCGCGTTCGAGCTGGGGGTGCAATACATGCAGAGCCGGTTCAAGAACTTCACGCGTGGCAAGGACTCGGGTGTCATGTTGGGGGCCGACTACAACTTCTCGAAGCGCACGGCTGTCTACAGCCGTATCGGCTTTGTCGACGACGACCGCGGCAACATCGTGCGCGGCACCGTCACGCCGCTGCCGATCGCGGGCGGTCCCGGCGCGCTGCTGGTGCCGCTGGGCGCGCAGGAAGTGCCGCTGTTCTCGGGCGCTGGCCAGAACACCGACGCGCGCACGAGCATCGTCAGCGTCGGCATCCGGCACCTGTTCTAA
- a CDS encoding trypsin-like serine peptidase, with protein MITKPILGQPLFRASVVAVCMGLSAQAYAGTPDVYTQYQETGNPNTPRAIGKLFSNSGTCSASVISGNNIIVTAAHCCYNRGTGAWAYGWSFAPAYNNGSAPYGMFPWVQARVPASWINNGDTASDICLIQLGNNTAGRPVTYYTGWLGRSWDWGTTQSHHSLGYPGNIGSGQTLQLCASESFGASAACGGAAVLNTGCNMTYGSSGGPWIRQYRNGNYVNSVVHGYQSAACTGTFGQTYNGPRFTSSNIVPLCTAQGC; from the coding sequence ATGATCACGAAACCTATCCTGGGCCAGCCACTGTTCCGCGCCAGCGTTGTTGCCGTCTGCATGGGCCTGTCGGCGCAAGCCTATGCCGGCACGCCGGACGTCTACACCCAATATCAGGAGACCGGCAATCCGAACACGCCACGCGCTATCGGCAAGCTGTTCAGCAACAGCGGCACCTGCTCCGCCTCTGTCATCAGCGGCAATAACATCATCGTGACGGCGGCGCACTGCTGCTATAACCGCGGCACCGGCGCCTGGGCGTACGGCTGGTCGTTTGCGCCGGCGTACAACAACGGCAGCGCACCCTACGGCATGTTCCCATGGGTCCAGGCCCGCGTTCCGGCCAGCTGGATCAACAACGGCGATACCGCATCCGACATCTGCCTGATTCAGCTTGGAAACAATACGGCAGGCCGTCCCGTGACGTACTACACCGGCTGGCTGGGCCGTTCGTGGGATTGGGGCACGACGCAGAGCCACCACTCGCTCGGCTATCCCGGCAACATCGGCAGCGGACAGACCCTGCAGCTGTGCGCGTCCGAAAGCTTCGGCGCCAGCGCGGCGTGCGGCGGCGCCGCCGTGCTGAACACGGGCTGCAACATGACGTACGGTTCCAGCGGCGGCCCATGGATCCGCCAGTACCGCAACGGCAACTACGTCAACTCCGTGGTGCACGGCTACCAGAGCGCTGCCTGCACGGGCACGTTCGGCCAGACGTACAACGGCCCGCGCTTCACCAGCAGCAATATCGTGCCACTGTGCACGGCGCAAGGTTGCTGA